The following is a genomic window from Pirellulales bacterium.
ACATCCGATCCTGCCGTTCTGGCAACACCCGACTTGCCTGCCCAACGGCACAGGGACGGCATTCGTGCGTTGTCGAACGCTGGCCCCACAGCGCGTAAATCCGTAGGGCTTCCGCATCCTGTTGCTGGCTAACTTTCGTCTCGCGCCGCTGGACCTCGGTCATTACAGGCCTCAAGCTGTAGCAATGGTTCGCCCCTTTTGCGACGCCAGCTTTATCAGAGCAGATTTTCCGCCGACTTTCGAGACGCTTACGCTTTCGGCGCCATGGCGCGGCAACTCTTGTAGCGGTGGAATTCTCGTTTGGGCCAAGATAGACTGAGTGGTTCCGATCCCGCCCTCCCAATCATCCCCCCTCCCGAGCGCTGTCCCCATGAAGCGAATCGCCGCCCTTGGTCTATTGGTCGCCCTGTTTGGCGCTGCTCTGTTGTTCGTTCTCACCTCGACGAGCAATCAAGCGCGCGCCGCCGGCAAGAATTCGAAGAAACATCCGGTTGAAACTGGGCCCGCTCTCGAAGCCACGCCGCTCGACGCGATCCAATCGCTCCCCGGCTTCAAGGTCGAACGGCTCTATTCCGTTCCCGCGGCCAAGCAAGGCTCGTGGGTCAGCATGACCGTCGACGACAAAGGCCGGCTGATCACCTGCGACCAATACGGTTCGCTCTACCGCGTCACGCCGCCGCCGATCGGCAGCACTGGGCCGATCGACGTGGAAAAACTCGAGGCCGACATCGGCGGCGCACAAGGCTTGCTCTATGCGTTCGACAGCCTGTACGTCGTCGAGAGCGAACGAGTCAAGAAGCCGCAAGGCCTCTATCGCCTGCGCGATACGAAGGGCAACGGCCAGTTCGACAGCGTCGAACTGCTGCGCCGGCTCAACGGCGGCGGGGAGCACGGCCCGCACTCGGTGATTCTCGGCCCCGACGGCAAATCGCTGTACATCGTGGCCGGAAATTTCACGCGCACGCCCGACCCTGAAAAATCGGTGGTCCCAAAGATTTGGGGCGAAGATCAGTTGCTCAAGCGATTGCCCGACGGCAACGGCTTTGCCGCGAACCTGTTGGCTCCCGGCGGCTGGGTTTGCCGAACTGATCCCGACGGCAAAACGTGGGAACTCACCGCCATCGGCATGCGCAATTGCTATGGCATCGCCTTCAACACGTTCGGCGATCTGTTCACCTACGACAACGACATGGAATGGGACGTTGGCTTGCCGTGGTATCGGCCGACGCGTGTTTGCCATCTCACGAGCGGCTCGGATTCGGGCTGGCGAAACGGCTCGGGCAAATTTCCCAGCTATTATCCCGACAACTTGCCGGCAGCAGTCAACATCGGCCTCGGGGCGCCGACGGCCGTCGCGTTTGGCTACGGCACGAAGTTTCCCGCCAAATACCAGCAAGCCCTCTACATCCTCGACTGGACCTACGGGGTGATCTACGCCGTGCACCTTGAGCCGAACGGTTCGTCCTATCGCGGTACTGCCGAGCGGTTCGTCTCCGGCCAGCCGCTGCCGGTGACCAATCTGGCGGTGGGGCACGACGGCGCCCTGTATTTCACGATCGGCGGCCGGCGAACACAGTCGGGCCTCTACCGGGTAACCTACACCGGGAGCGAATCGACCGCCCCTGCCAAGCCCCAGCCAAACGCCGAGGCCGAAAAAGCTCGCGACCTTCGCCACCAGCTTGAAGCGTTTCACGGGCACGCAGACCCGAATGCCGTCGCCGCGGCGTGGCCGCATCTCGGCAGCACCGACCGCTTCATCCGCTGGGCCGCGCGAACGGCGATCGAATTTCAACCGGTTTCA
Proteins encoded in this region:
- a CDS encoding heme-binding protein; the protein is MKRIAALGLLVALFGAALLFVLTSTSNQARAAGKNSKKHPVETGPALEATPLDAIQSLPGFKVERLYSVPAAKQGSWVSMTVDDKGRLITCDQYGSLYRVTPPPIGSTGPIDVEKLEADIGGAQGLLYAFDSLYVVESERVKKPQGLYRLRDTKGNGQFDSVELLRRLNGGGEHGPHSVILGPDGKSLYIVAGNFTRTPDPEKSVVPKIWGEDQLLKRLPDGNGFAANLLAPGGWVCRTDPDGKTWELTAIGMRNCYGIAFNTFGDLFTYDNDMEWDVGLPWYRPTRVCHLTSGSDSGWRNGSGKFPSYYPDNLPAAVNIGLGAPTAVAFGYGTKFPAKYQQALYILDWTYGVIYAVHLEPNGSSYRGTAERFVSGQPLPVTNLAVGHDGALYFTIGGRRTQSGLYRVTYTGSESTAPAKPQPNAEAEKARDLRHQLEAFHGHADPNAVAAAWPHLGSTDRFIRWAARTAIEFQPVSDWQDKALAEKDPESLLTAMVALARCGDKTAEPAIVAALNRLDWNSLGHDRRLELLRAYELAFARMGKPDTGIAKSVIDRLDEAFPAHDVDADRELSAVLVYLDAPDAVAKSIALLKTAQSQEEQIWLAYVLRTAETGWTMANRKALFEWFQRAAEFRGGHSFPGYLREMKADAVRHLSADEKTALAEVLKDRPRASAPLMPPRPFVKKYTMAEVLPLIQAGLKHRNFDRGHEMFAAANCFRCHRFQSEGTTVGPDLTGCSGRFNVHDLLESVVEPSKVIADQYRATIFVLADGRTVVGRISNFSGDSIMVAPNLLAPDEQVAIHRHNIESMRASPISPMPTGLLDTLTQDEVLDLMAYLLSNGDRNNGMFH